The proteins below come from a single Halomicroarcula saliterrae genomic window:
- a CDS encoding GNAT family N-acetyltransferase produces MSSYTIRWYRPGDRAQYLDLYADVLDTWSHSPEWFDWKYVSNPYVDHVPIVVATENGDLVGARSFFALPMTVGGDEYGALEPCDTMVRPDHRRQGLFTRMTERAIERYEDRERAFFFNFPNEVTLRGNEKLGWQRVGSAPLAYRVENVTPFLTARTTAPGAELAGAVGTRLASAYNRLRERRRRPQPAVSVRHEQPVPVEQLAGLYETTAPDTIHAHRDAQFYRWRLSNPNWDYSAFVAESGEARAAVVVARVPAGKLYGPEVTRIVDVLPLTGHDRREPLVRALVARVQSAFPTSDLFVAPSTLPRGLLRDYGFHHDDTAPLSYLTDERPHLVRALDSWTPAGKRLTESDNWTTTLLETDTG; encoded by the coding sequence ATGTCTTCGTACACCATCCGCTGGTACCGACCCGGCGACAGAGCACAGTACCTCGACCTCTATGCCGACGTTCTCGACACGTGGAGCCACAGCCCGGAGTGGTTCGACTGGAAGTACGTCTCGAACCCCTACGTCGACCACGTGCCCATAGTCGTCGCCACCGAGAACGGCGACCTCGTCGGGGCGCGCTCTTTCTTCGCGCTCCCGATGACCGTCGGTGGCGACGAGTACGGGGCGCTGGAACCCTGTGATACGATGGTGCGGCCCGACCACCGGCGACAGGGCCTGTTCACGCGGATGACCGAGCGCGCCATCGAGCGGTACGAGGACCGCGAGCGCGCCTTCTTCTTCAACTTCCCGAACGAGGTGACGCTGCGTGGCAACGAGAAGCTCGGCTGGCAGCGTGTCGGGTCGGCCCCGCTGGCCTACCGCGTCGAGAACGTCACGCCGTTTCTCACGGCTCGAACGACCGCCCCGGGAGCGGAGCTGGCCGGCGCTGTCGGCACGCGGCTCGCCTCGGCGTACAACCGGCTTCGCGAGCGACGGCGCCGACCTCAGCCTGCGGTCTCGGTCCGACACGAGCAGCCAGTGCCCGTCGAGCAACTGGCCGGACTGTACGAGACCACTGCCCCCGACACGATACACGCCCACCGGGACGCCCAGTTCTACCGGTGGCGGCTCTCGAACCCCAACTGGGACTACTCGGCGTTCGTCGCCGAGTCGGGGGAGGCCCGCGCCGCGGTGGTCGTCGCTCGCGTCCCCGCCGGCAAGCTGTACGGCCCGGAGGTCACCAGAATCGTCGACGTCCTGCCCCTGACCGGCCACGACCGCCGAGAGCCGCTGGTCCGTGCGCTCGTAGCGCGCGTGCAGTCGGCGTTTCCGACCTCGGACCTCTTCGTCGCGCCGTCGACGCTTCCCCGTGGCCTGCTCCGGGACTACGGCTTCCACCACGACGACACGGCGCCCCTCTCGTATCTGACCGACGAGCGGCCCCATCTCGTCCGGGCGCTGGACAGCTGGACGCCGGCGGGCAAGCGGCTCACCGAGAGCGACAACTGGACGACGACGCTCCTCGAAACCGACACCGGCTAG
- a CDS encoding peptide-methionine (S)-S-oxide reductase has product MTTVEDGEAPLTALERDAAALPPSETATATFGMGCFWGPDARFGAMDGVVRTRVGYAGGTEPEPSYYSLGDHTEVVQVEYDPEMLEYDALLNAFWANHSPFSAPHKRQYRGVVLAHDGAQREAAEASAAALEARTGQSVETAIESLDAFTPAEAYHQKYELRSTPVLGDELEDIYGPALVDSTVAARLNGFVAGHGGADQRDALLAEVALSPAALSELERRL; this is encoded by the coding sequence ATGACCACGGTCGAGGACGGAGAGGCACCACTCACGGCGCTGGAACGCGACGCAGCGGCCCTCCCGCCGTCCGAGACAGCCACGGCGACGTTCGGGATGGGCTGTTTCTGGGGGCCGGACGCGCGGTTCGGCGCGATGGACGGGGTCGTCCGGACGCGTGTCGGCTACGCGGGCGGGACCGAGCCGGAGCCGAGCTACTACTCGCTGGGCGACCACACCGAGGTCGTACAGGTCGAGTACGACCCGGAGATGCTGGAGTACGACGCCCTCCTGAACGCGTTCTGGGCGAACCACAGCCCGTTCTCGGCGCCGCACAAGCGACAGTACCGCGGGGTCGTGCTGGCCCACGACGGGGCACAGCGCGAGGCCGCCGAGGCGTCGGCAGCGGCGCTGGAAGCGCGGACGGGCCAGTCCGTCGAGACGGCTATCGAGTCACTCGACGCGTTCACGCCCGCCGAGGCGTACCACCAGAAGTACGAACTGCGCTCGACGCCGGTGCTCGGCGACGAACTCGAAGATATCTACGGTCCGGCGCTGGTCGACTCGACGGTCGCGGCGCGGCTGAACGGGTTCGTCGCGGGCCACGGCGGGGCCGACCAGCGCGACGCTCTGCTCGCCGAGGTCGCGCTCTCGCCGGCGGCGCTGTCGGAGCTCGAACGGCGGCTGTGA
- a CDS encoding DEAD/DEAH box helicase — protein MDDTIAWLRGRPYYEGQIVDERTVPGRTATTADCDLDARLAGVLEDEGITDLYAHQTAAIDAVRDGENVVLATETASGKSLAYTVPAFERALDRRATALYVAPQVALINDQTETLSELAHGLGFASGVSVAQYTGRQSKSEKEAIRERQPTVLLTTPDMLHYGILPHAHRLWDWFFGRLETVVVDEVHGYRGIFGSHVSLVMRRLRRIAERFDSDPEWVCCSATIDNPVEHAATVTGQPDDSFALVDEDESASGPRHWLLWNPPEYEGGDGWGSGRRKSSHVETKRLFVDLVERGLQTVVFAGSRQTAERYASDASDELRSRGHRDLADRVGAYQAALTNEKRRELENRLQSGDLRGVWSTSALELGVDVGGLDAVLIDGYPGTRMRAFQQAGRAGRGTDPALVALVGGEDQLDQYVLRNPSALFEKPAEQAVTNPENEQLLPDHVLAAAGENWLSADDDRHFGATFPDVVADLESASKLDRRSTDGSVRWTSNGRPHHDMSLRTVDDREVKLVAKGDVVARLPFEDALRDAHPGAVYHHQGRRYEVTDLDLDAGVAELDRTWADYYTRVLHDKTITVEADLQERPLPTREDVPVRFASVTMRKQITGYERRDGTSGEVRGRRPLDLPETSLETKAMYYTVPEDLEAEILAGEYGRVGSTADAATDGGTDDFPGAIHAAEHAMISMYPFEYLCDRGDIGGLSTPRHPHTGEPTVFIYDGYPGGIGLNRAAFDDVTALFETTLSMLGSCDCAEGCPACVQSPHCGNANDPLDKHGAIHLLEGLTDA, from the coding sequence GTGGACGACACTATCGCGTGGCTCCGCGGGCGACCCTACTACGAGGGCCAAATAGTCGACGAGCGCACGGTCCCCGGGCGGACGGCGACGACGGCCGACTGTGACCTCGACGCCCGACTGGCCGGCGTCCTCGAAGACGAGGGCATCACCGACCTCTACGCCCACCAGACCGCCGCTATCGACGCGGTCCGGGACGGCGAGAACGTCGTCCTCGCGACCGAAACCGCGAGCGGCAAGAGCCTGGCCTACACCGTGCCCGCCTTCGAGCGGGCGCTCGACCGCCGGGCGACCGCCCTCTACGTCGCGCCCCAGGTCGCGCTCATCAACGACCAGACGGAGACGCTGTCGGAACTGGCACACGGGCTGGGCTTTGCCTCGGGCGTCTCGGTGGCCCAGTACACCGGTCGCCAGTCCAAGTCCGAGAAGGAGGCCATCCGCGAGCGCCAGCCCACCGTCCTGCTGACGACGCCGGACATGCTCCACTACGGCATCCTGCCCCACGCCCACCGGCTCTGGGACTGGTTCTTCGGGCGCCTCGAAACCGTGGTCGTCGACGAGGTCCACGGCTACCGCGGTATCTTCGGCAGCCACGTCTCGCTCGTGATGCGCCGCCTGCGGCGTATCGCCGAGCGGTTCGACAGCGACCCCGAGTGGGTCTGCTGCTCGGCGACCATCGACAACCCCGTCGAACACGCCGCCACGGTGACGGGCCAGCCCGACGACTCCTTCGCCCTGGTCGACGAGGACGAAAGCGCGAGCGGGCCGCGCCACTGGCTGCTGTGGAACCCGCCCGAGTACGAGGGCGGCGACGGGTGGGGAAGCGGCCGCCGGAAATCCAGCCACGTCGAGACGAAGCGGCTGTTCGTCGATCTCGTCGAACGGGGCCTGCAAACTGTGGTCTTCGCCGGCTCGCGCCAGACCGCCGAGCGCTACGCGAGCGACGCGTCCGACGAGCTCCGCTCGCGGGGCCACCGCGACCTCGCCGACCGGGTCGGCGCCTATCAGGCGGCGCTGACGAACGAGAAGCGCCGCGAGCTGGAGAACCGGCTCCAGTCCGGCGACCTCCGGGGCGTCTGGTCCACGAGCGCGCTGGAGCTCGGCGTCGACGTGGGCGGGCTCGATGCCGTGCTCATCGACGGCTACCCCGGCACCCGGATGCGGGCGTTCCAGCAGGCCGGGCGAGCGGGCCGGGGCACCGACCCCGCGCTCGTCGCGCTGGTCGGCGGCGAGGACCAGCTGGACCAGTACGTCCTGCGCAACCCGTCGGCGCTGTTCGAGAAACCCGCCGAGCAGGCCGTCACGAACCCCGAGAACGAGCAGTTGCTACCGGACCACGTGCTCGCCGCGGCGGGCGAGAACTGGCTCTCTGCCGACGACGACCGCCACTTCGGCGCGACCTTTCCCGACGTCGTCGCCGACCTCGAATCCGCCAGCAAGCTCGACCGCCGGAGCACCGACGGGAGCGTCCGGTGGACCTCGAACGGCCGCCCACACCACGACATGAGCCTCCGCACCGTCGACGACCGCGAGGTGAAACTGGTCGCGAAGGGCGACGTCGTCGCGCGGCTCCCCTTCGAGGACGCCCTGCGTGACGCCCATCCCGGCGCCGTCTACCACCATCAGGGTCGGCGCTACGAGGTCACCGACCTCGACCTCGACGCGGGCGTCGCCGAACTCGACCGGACGTGGGCGGACTACTACACGCGCGTGCTCCACGACAAGACCATCACCGTCGAGGCCGACCTGCAGGAGCGGCCGCTGCCGACCCGCGAGGACGTACCGGTCCGCTTCGCGTCGGTGACGATGCGCAAACAGATTACGGGGTACGAGCGCCGGGACGGCACCTCCGGCGAGGTGCGGGGCCGGCGTCCCCTCGACCTTCCCGAGACCAGCCTCGAAACGAAGGCGATGTACTACACGGTGCCCGAGGACCTCGAAGCGGAGATCCTCGCGGGCGAGTACGGCCGCGTCGGGTCGACGGCTGACGCTGCCACCGACGGCGGGACCGACGATTTCCCCGGCGCTATCCACGCGGCCGAGCACGCGATGATATCGATGTACCCCTTCGAGTACCTCTGTGACCGGGGCGACATCGGCGGGCTCTCGACGCCGCGTCACCCGCACACCGGTGAGCCGACCGTCTTCATCTACGACGGCTACCCCGGTGGTATCGGGCTGAACCGGGCCGCCTTCGACGACGTGACGGCGCTCTTCGAGACGACGCTGTCGATGCTTGGCTCCTGTGACTGTGCCGAGGGCTGCCCGGCCTGCGTGCAGTCGCCCCACTGTGGCAACGCCAACGACCCGCTGGACAAACACGGCGCGATACACCTGCTCGAAGGGCTCACCGACGCCTGA
- a CDS encoding cob(I)yrinic acid a,c-diamide adenosyltransferase: MTIYTGRGDQGQTDLRTMDRVSKDSRRIEAYGTVDEVNALVGVVRPTGHDDIDDDLRTIQNHLHIVQADFANPQPDEDDPQITEEHVDTIEEMIDDADEELDPLESFILPSGSPPGAKLHHARAVCRRAERRCVSLAAEEAGINGTAIIYLNRLSDTLFTLARLVNKREGVREESPEY; the protein is encoded by the coding sequence ATGACGATCTACACCGGTCGCGGTGACCAGGGTCAGACCGACCTGCGGACGATGGACCGCGTCTCGAAGGACTCCCGGCGCATCGAGGCCTACGGGACCGTCGACGAGGTGAACGCGCTGGTCGGCGTCGTCCGGCCGACTGGCCACGACGACATCGACGACGACCTGCGGACCATCCAGAACCACCTCCACATCGTGCAGGCGGACTTCGCGAACCCCCAGCCCGACGAGGACGACCCCCAGATCACCGAGGAACACGTCGACACTATCGAGGAGATGATAGACGACGCCGACGAGGAGCTGGACCCGCTGGAGTCGTTCATCCTGCCGTCGGGCTCGCCGCCTGGCGCGAAACTCCACCACGCACGGGCGGTCTGCCGGCGCGCGGAGCGGCGCTGTGTCTCGCTGGCCGCCGAGGAGGCCGGCATCAACGGGACCGCTATCATCTATCTCAACCGCCTCTCGGACACGCTGTTTACACTCGCGCGGCTTGTCAACAAGCGCGAGGGCGTCCGCGAGGAGAGTCCGGAGTACTGA
- a CDS encoding heme ABC transporter ATP-binding protein, translating to MLSAEGLSVSLGGTRILSDVSLTAECGDFVALVGPNGAGKTTTLRALRATLSPDSGTVRVAGDPIEGLSSKQVSQRVASTPQATTLSFDFTVRQTVEMGRTPHLGRFERADSGDRDTVRAAMERADVARFADRPVTSLSGGERQRVLLARALAQETPVLLLDEPTSNLDINHAVNTLELVADLVREGKTAVAAIHDLNLAARYCDELVLLADGEVRAAGPPRDVLNTDTLGDAFDAETLVTRQPGTEAPLVTPLPDSDPSDRTVHVVGTGRQAAAAVARLVAAGVTVTVGVVPAGDAAAERAAELDCEVVTVPPFAGVDDASRERATELAGAADSAVVAGDVGDANQSVVAAARRLVAVDGEGVPAIESPRTTVATVEALPEAVAAAPTRSGEDRRVRSREQQDR from the coding sequence ATGCTCAGCGCCGAGGGCCTCTCCGTCTCGCTGGGCGGCACCCGGATACTCTCGGACGTGTCACTGACCGCCGAGTGCGGGGACTTCGTCGCGCTCGTGGGTCCGAACGGCGCCGGGAAGACGACGACGTTGCGGGCGCTACGGGCGACGCTCTCGCCCGACAGCGGCACCGTCCGCGTCGCCGGCGACCCCATCGAGGGGCTCTCCTCGAAGCAGGTGAGCCAGCGCGTCGCCAGCACGCCGCAGGCGACGACGCTCTCCTTCGATTTCACCGTCCGACAGACGGTCGAGATGGGACGGACGCCGCATCTCGGCCGCTTCGAGCGGGCCGACAGCGGGGACCGCGACACCGTGCGGGCGGCGATGGAGCGGGCCGACGTGGCCCGCTTCGCCGACCGACCGGTCACCTCGCTGTCCGGCGGGGAGCGCCAGCGCGTGTTGCTCGCCCGCGCGCTCGCCCAGGAGACGCCCGTCCTGCTGCTCGACGAGCCGACCTCGAACCTCGACATCAACCACGCCGTCAACACGCTGGAGCTCGTCGCCGACCTCGTCCGGGAGGGCAAGACAGCGGTCGCGGCCATCCACGACCTCAACCTCGCGGCGCGGTACTGCGACGAGCTCGTCTTGCTCGCCGACGGCGAGGTCCGCGCGGCCGGGCCGCCACGCGACGTGTTGAACACCGACACGCTCGGTGACGCCTTCGACGCCGAGACGCTCGTCACCCGCCAGCCCGGCACCGAGGCGCCGCTGGTGACGCCGCTTCCCGACAGCGACCCGAGCGACCGGACCGTCCACGTCGTCGGGACCGGTCGGCAGGCCGCCGCGGCGGTCGCTCGACTCGTCGCCGCGGGCGTGACCGTCACTGTCGGCGTCGTGCCCGCGGGCGACGCGGCCGCCGAGCGCGCGGCGGAACTCGACTGCGAGGTCGTCACGGTCCCCCCCTTCGCCGGCGTCGACGACGCCTCGCGCGAGCGGGCGACCGAGCTCGCGGGCGCGGCCGACAGCGCGGTCGTCGCCGGCGACGTGGGCGACGCCAACCAGTCGGTCGTCGCCGCGGCCCGGCGGCTGGTCGCCGTCGACGGCGAGGGGGTCCCCGCTATCGAGTCGCCCCGGACGACCGTCGCGACGGTCGAGGCGCTGCCGGAGGCCGTCGCCGCGGCGCCGACCCGTTCGGGCGAGGACCGGCGTGTCAGGTCCCGCGAACAGCAAGACCGATAG
- a CDS encoding PGF-CTERM-anchored ABC transporter substrate-binding protein — MRRFATLVAGLLVLASLSATPAVASAQQTGQNCSFPTTLTDATGTEVTIEERPDRVVTTNPSAAQTMWEIGGRDQVVGLTQYAAYLDGAESRTNVSASFGVSRETVVGTNPDLVIAPNASAGEVQGLREAGLTVYHLREAKTVDDIAEKTATIGRVTGNCDGAAETNTWMNANVETVRQLTADIEDQPTVLYSLGGGYVAGGDTFIDALFDVVGADNVAARDHSGYPQLSDEVVLRLDPEVLVVTERTAGIANEEPFASTRAGQTNTTVRVNVRDLNQPAPRSVVYVVRNMTRQLYFGPDAAVSASGTATPTTTAGDGPGFTAVGAVVAALVAALVARRRQ; from the coding sequence ATGCGACGATTCGCGACACTCGTCGCCGGACTGCTCGTGCTCGCGTCGCTTTCGGCGACACCGGCGGTCGCGAGTGCACAGCAGACCGGCCAGAACTGTTCGTTCCCGACGACGCTGACCGACGCGACCGGGACCGAAGTGACCATCGAAGAGCGCCCCGACCGAGTGGTGACGACGAACCCCTCGGCCGCACAGACGATGTGGGAGATCGGCGGCCGCGACCAGGTCGTCGGGCTCACCCAGTACGCCGCGTATCTGGACGGGGCCGAGAGCCGGACGAACGTCTCGGCCAGTTTCGGCGTGAGCCGCGAGACGGTCGTCGGGACGAACCCGGACCTCGTCATCGCGCCAAACGCCAGCGCCGGGGAGGTCCAGGGGCTTCGCGAGGCGGGGCTGACGGTGTACCACCTGCGCGAAGCGAAGACCGTCGACGACATCGCCGAGAAGACCGCCACCATCGGACGCGTGACCGGTAACTGCGACGGGGCGGCCGAGACGAACACGTGGATGAACGCCAACGTCGAGACGGTGCGCCAGCTCACCGCCGATATCGAGGACCAGCCGACGGTGCTGTACTCGCTGGGCGGCGGCTACGTCGCCGGCGGCGACACCTTCATCGACGCGCTGTTCGACGTCGTCGGCGCCGACAACGTCGCGGCGCGGGACCACTCGGGCTACCCGCAACTGAGCGACGAGGTCGTCTTGCGGCTCGACCCCGAAGTGCTGGTCGTCACCGAGCGGACCGCCGGCATCGCGAACGAGGAGCCGTTCGCGAGCACGCGGGCCGGGCAGACGAACACGACCGTCCGCGTCAACGTCCGCGACCTCAACCAGCCGGCCCCGCGCAGCGTCGTCTACGTGGTTCGCAACATGACCCGGCAGCTCTACTTCGGCCCCGATGCGGCCGTCAGTGCGTCGGGGACGGCCACCCCGACCACGACCGCCGGTGACGGCCCCGGCTTCACCGCCGTCGGCGCGGTCGTCGCCGCGCTCGTGGCAGCGCTCGTCGCCCGCCGCCGGCAGTGA
- the mvaD gene encoding phosphomevalonate decarboxylase MvaD, whose product MKATAKAHPIQGLVKYHGMRDEERRMPYHDSISVSTAPSRTKTTVEFDPELDADSYVIDGEAVEGRGAERIDSVVDHVRDIADIDHGVRFESTNDFPTNIGFGSSSSGFAAAATALVEAAGLDMTRPEISTVARRGSASAARAVTGAFSHLKTGVNDRDCRSERIETDLEDDLRIVAGMVPSYKETEAAHREAADSHMFQARMAHIQYQISDMRDALYDGDFGRAFELAEHDSLSLAATTMTGPAGWVYWQPRTIEIFNTVRELREEEDVPVYFSVDTGASTYVNTTEEYVDRVEKAVADCGVDTRIWEVGGPATVLDEDDALF is encoded by the coding sequence ATGAAAGCGACCGCGAAGGCCCACCCGATTCAGGGGTTGGTGAAGTACCACGGGATGCGCGACGAGGAGCGGCGGATGCCGTACCACGACAGCATCTCCGTCAGTACAGCGCCCAGCCGAACGAAGACCACCGTCGAGTTCGACCCCGAACTCGACGCGGACAGCTACGTCATCGACGGCGAGGCCGTCGAGGGTCGCGGCGCCGAACGCATCGACTCGGTCGTCGACCACGTCCGCGACATCGCGGACATCGACCACGGGGTCCGGTTCGAGTCGACCAACGACTTCCCGACGAACATCGGCTTTGGGTCCTCCTCGTCGGGTTTCGCCGCGGCGGCGACGGCGCTGGTCGAAGCGGCCGGGCTCGACATGACTCGCCCCGAGATCTCGACGGTCGCGCGCCGGGGCTCCGCCTCGGCCGCCCGCGCCGTCACCGGCGCGTTCTCGCACCTCAAGACCGGCGTCAACGACCGGGACTGCCGCAGCGAGCGCATCGAGACCGACCTCGAAGACGACCTGCGCATCGTCGCCGGGATGGTCCCCTCCTACAAGGAGACCGAGGCCGCCCACCGGGAAGCCGCCGACAGCCACATGTTCCAGGCACGGATGGCCCACATCCAGTACCAGATTTCGGACATGCGCGACGCGCTGTACGACGGCGACTTCGGCCGCGCGTTCGAACTGGCCGAACACGACTCGCTGTCGCTGGCCGCGACAACGATGACCGGCCCCGCGGGCTGGGTGTACTGGCAGCCCCGCACCATCGAGATTTTCAACACCGTTCGGGAGCTCCGCGAGGAGGAGGACGTTCCGGTGTACTTCTCGGTCGACACCGGCGCGAGCACCTACGTCAACACCACCGAGGAGTACGTCGACCGCGTCGAGAAGGCGGTGGCGGACTGCGGCGTCGACACCCGTATCTGGGAGGTCGGCGGGCCCGCAACCGTGCTGGACGAAGACGACGCGCTGTTCTGA
- a CDS encoding DUF7511 domain-containing protein — protein sequence MSLDSKRVAASATDRPAVELSLTVVRYTDGPDRGTIYPPESAGDARMSTWLSADRAAFVDLAAMR from the coding sequence ATGAGTCTGGATTCAAAGCGGGTGGCCGCGTCGGCCACCGACCGACCGGCCGTGGAACTGTCGCTGACCGTCGTCCGGTACACCGACGGTCCGGACCGCGGGACGATCTACCCGCCGGAGAGCGCCGGCGACGCGCGGATGTCGACGTGGCTGAGCGCCGACCGGGCGGCGTTCGTCGACCTCGCCGCGATGCGGTGA
- a CDS encoding DUF7317 family protein, with the protein MSYRSLTTALTLYRGGTLGLEQAATYGNVQTGKLASELRSRGIAVREEDGESLARGAN; encoded by the coding sequence ATGTCATACAGGTCCCTCACGACGGCGCTGACACTGTACCGCGGCGGAACGCTCGGCCTCGAACAGGCCGCTACTTACGGCAACGTCCAGACCGGGAAGCTGGCCTCGGAACTGCGCTCGCGGGGTATCGCCGTCCGCGAAGAGGACGGCGAGTCGCTCGCCCGCGGCGCGAACTGA
- the btuC gene encoding vitamin B12 ABC transporter permease BtuC, translated as MRTPGKTATWSLSLSALLVAVVTVSAGIGPVWIPPADVAQVLLNAIVVPTAVDLSGTAVDVTTRPVFQFRVSRLQRLIVVQVRLPRILLAAVVGFSLAAAGTIMQGIFRNPMADPSIIGVSSGAAVGAVGFIVTGAALPFGLGLRGAAFAGALLAAFGVYLIATENGRTPVATLLLAGVAIQTFLGAVVSFLLLNAGESIRRALFWLMGHLKGASWPEVWSSLLLVSVPFALLLVYARDLNVMLLGEEDAQSLGIEVERTKRLLLALSSLATAAGVAVAGIIGFVGLIVPHVMRLLVGPDHRVLLPTSALAGASFLVATDTLARSGSAEIPVGIVTAALGAPFFLYLLRQREVHEL; from the coding sequence GTGCGAACCCCCGGGAAGACCGCCACGTGGTCGCTCTCGCTTTCGGCCCTGCTGGTCGCTGTCGTCACCGTCAGCGCCGGTATCGGCCCGGTGTGGATTCCGCCCGCGGACGTGGCCCAGGTCCTCCTCAACGCTATCGTCGTCCCGACGGCCGTCGACCTCTCGGGCACGGCCGTCGACGTGACGACCCGGCCGGTCTTTCAGTTCCGCGTCTCGCGGCTCCAGCGCCTCATCGTCGTGCAGGTCCGACTCCCGCGCATCCTGCTCGCCGCGGTCGTCGGCTTCTCGCTCGCCGCCGCCGGCACCATCATGCAGGGCATCTTCCGCAACCCGATGGCCGACCCCTCCATCATCGGCGTCTCCTCGGGCGCGGCCGTCGGTGCCGTCGGCTTCATCGTCACCGGCGCGGCGCTCCCGTTCGGGCTCGGCCTGCGCGGGGCCGCCTTCGCGGGCGCACTGCTCGCGGCCTTCGGCGTCTACCTCATCGCGACGGAGAACGGCCGGACGCCCGTGGCGACGCTGTTGCTCGCCGGCGTCGCCATCCAGACCTTTCTGGGCGCGGTCGTCTCCTTTCTGCTGCTCAACGCCGGCGAGTCCATCCGCCGGGCGCTGTTCTGGCTGATGGGCCACCTCAAGGGGGCCTCCTGGCCCGAAGTGTGGTCGAGCCTCCTCCTCGTGTCGGTCCCCTTCGCGCTCTTGCTGGTGTACGCCCGGGACCTGAACGTCATGTTGCTGGGCGAGGAGGACGCCCAGAGCCTCGGCATCGAGGTCGAACGGACCAAACGGCTCCTCCTCGCGCTCTCGTCGCTGGCGACCGCCGCCGGCGTCGCCGTGGCCGGCATCATCGGCTTCGTCGGCCTCATCGTCCCCCACGTGATGCGGCTGCTCGTGGGGCCGGACCACCGCGTGCTCCTGCCGACCTCGGCGCTGGCCGGGGCCTCCTTCCTCGTCGCGACGGATACGCTGGCCCGCTCGGGCAGCGCCGAGATTCCCGTCGGCATCGTCACCGCCGCGCTGGGCGCGCCCTTCTTCCTCTATCTGTTGCGACAACGGGAGGTCCACGAACTGTGA
- a CDS encoding NAD(P)/FAD-dependent oxidoreductase encodes MLVAVLGAGYAGLTLARTLERTLPDDAELVVVDESADHLVQHELHRVVRRPSLADDITVTLTDALDCTVRRASVTDIDADAGEATLERPGGGEETLDYDVGAVCLGARTAFYGLAGVREHATPLKRLADAREIRADFLDLADGDRVVVGGAGLSGVQVAGELAELADEAAVDAEVCLLEQEPEVAPAFPQSFQRAVHDALLDAGVTVRTGTGVSRADGETIELDTGGELGYDQFVWTGGIQGPPAMRDDRPVVRADLRLGESTFAVGDVARVVDSDGAAVPASAAAAIREASVAADNVRALVEHRRDGDGFEPRLARYRFDVPGWLVSVGDDAVAKVGPTVLTGRPALALKTTVGAGYLSSVGAIREATELVREEVGIADEGAPEPEVDDIVDVSEHAE; translated from the coding sequence ATGCTAGTCGCGGTTCTCGGTGCCGGCTACGCCGGTCTGACCCTCGCTCGGACGCTCGAACGGACCCTCCCCGACGACGCGGAGCTAGTCGTCGTCGACGAGTCCGCTGACCACCTCGTCCAGCACGAGCTCCACCGGGTCGTCCGCCGGCCGTCGCTGGCCGACGACATCACGGTCACGCTTACCGACGCGCTCGACTGTACGGTCCGCCGGGCCTCGGTGACCGATATCGACGCCGACGCGGGCGAAGCGACGCTGGAACGCCCGGGCGGAGGCGAGGAGACGCTCGACTACGACGTGGGCGCGGTGTGTCTCGGCGCCCGGACGGCGTTCTACGGTTTAGCGGGCGTGCGCGAGCACGCCACGCCGCTGAAGCGGCTCGCAGACGCCCGGGAGATACGCGCGGACTTTCTCGACCTCGCCGACGGCGACCGCGTCGTCGTCGGCGGCGCGGGGCTGTCGGGCGTGCAGGTCGCCGGCGAACTGGCCGAACTGGCCGACGAGGCGGCCGTCGACGCCGAGGTCTGCCTGCTCGAACAGGAGCCCGAGGTCGCCCCCGCGTTCCCCCAGTCGTTCCAGCGGGCCGTCCACGATGCCCTGCTCGACGCCGGGGTCACGGTCCGGACGGGGACGGGCGTCTCGCGGGCCGACGGCGAGACCATCGAACTCGACACCGGCGGCGAACTCGGCTACGACCAGTTCGTCTGGACCGGCGGCATTCAGGGGCCGCCGGCAATGCGCGACGACCGGCCCGTCGTGCGTGCGGACCTCCGACTCGGCGAGTCGACCTTCGCAGTGGGCGACGTGGCCCGCGTCGTCGACAGCGACGGCGCGGCCGTCCCGGCGAGCGCCGCGGCGGCCATCCGGGAGGCGAGCGTGGCCGCCGACAACGTCCGGGCGCTGGTCGAGCACCGGCGAGACGGCGACGGCTTCGAGCCGCGACTCGCCCGCTACCGCTTCGACGTGCCCGGCTGGCTGGTCTCGGTCGGCGACGACGCGGTCGCGAAGGTCGGGCCGACGGTGCTGACCGGCCGTCCGGCGCTGGCGCTCAAGACCACCGTCGGCGCGGGCTATCTGAGCAGCGTCGGCGCGATACGGGAAGCGACTGAGCTCGTCCGCGAGGAAGTGGGCATCGCCGACGAGGGCGCCCCGGAGCCCGAGGTCGACGATATCGTGGACGTGTCCGAACACGCGGAGTAG